A single region of the Sciurus carolinensis chromosome 16, mSciCar1.2, whole genome shotgun sequence genome encodes:
- the Klk8 gene encoding kallikrein-8 produces the protein MGRPPPLAALNWRILLLLLGAWAGCTKAQGSKVLEGQECEAHSQPWQAALFQGQRLLCGAVLVGANWILTAAHCKKLKYTVRLGDHSLQSKDGPEQEMSVAQSIQHPCFNNSNMDDHSHDLMLIRLRGRATLGPKVKPIDLADKCAHVGQKCTISGWGTVTSPRENFPDTLNCAEVQIFPQNKCESAYPGQVSDGMVCAGNSNGADTCQGDSGGPLVCDGVLQGITSWGSDPCGRPERPGVYTNICRYLDWIKKTMRKRG, from the exons ATGGGACGACCCCCACCCCTTGCAGCCCTTAACTGGAGGATCCTGCTCTTGCTGCTGGGAGCCTGGGCAG GATGCACCAAGGCACAGGGATCCAAGGTCCTGGAGGGCCAGGAGTGTGAAGCCCACTCACAGCCTTGGCAGGCGGCCTTGTTCCAGGGCCAGCGACTGCTCTGTGGGGCCGTCCTTGTAGGTGCCAACTGGATCCTCACGGCTGCCCACTGTAAAAAATT GAAGTACACAGTGCGACTGGGTGATCACAGCCTGCAGAGTAAAGACGGGCCAGAGCAGGAAATGTCAGTGGCTCAGTCCATCCAACACCCCTGCTTCAACAACAGCAACATGGATGACCACAGTCACGATCTGATGCTCATCCGACTCCGTGGTCGGGCAACCTTGGGGCCCAAAGTGAAGCCCATCGACCTGGCGGATAAGTGCGCCCATGTTGGCCAGAAGTGCACCATATCAGGCTGGGGCACTGTCACCAGCCCCCGAG agaaTTTTCCTGATACCCTCAACTGCGCAGAAGTACAAATCTTTCCCCAGAACAAGTGCGAGTCCGCCTACCCAGGGCAGGTCTCAGATGGCATGGTCTGTGCGGGCAACAGCAACGGGGCTGACACCTGCCAG GGCGACTCCGGAGGCCCGCTGGTGTGCGATGGCGTGCTCCAGGGCATCACGTCCTGGGGCTCGGACCCCTGCGGGAGGCCTGAGAGACCTGGGGTCTACACCAACATCTGCCGCTACCTGGACTGGATCAAGAAGACCATGCGAAAGAGAGGATGA
- the LOC124967221 gene encoding kallikrein-9 isoform X1, producing MKLGFTWALLSLLAGQGWADTRTIGAEECRRNSQPWQAGLFYRTRLFCGATLISDRWLLTAAHCRKPRYLWVRLGEHHLWRWEGPEQLFRVTDFFPHSGFNEDLSANDHNDDIMLIRLPRRAHLGPAVQPLNLSQSYVSPGTQCLISGWGAVSSPKVRYPLTLQCANISILDTKLCHWAYPGHISDSMICAGLWEGGRGSCQGDSGGPLVCNGTLAGVVSGGAEPCSRPRRPSVYTSVRHYVDWIRKTIEEKLSPHAKEDCERRVDADQELLQGSSLNGLRLDLQPCWRLSPGRSGCAPSGSASALNRDVATPPRSCAGTRLRPSRPYL from the exons ATGAAGCTGGGATTCACCTGGGCTCTGCTGTCCCTGCTGGCAG GGCAAGGCTGGGCAGACACCCGCACCATTGGGGCGGAGGAATGTCGCCGAAACTCACAGCCCTGGCAGGCTGGTCTTTTCTACCGCACCAGACTCTTCTGCGGAGCGACTCTCATCAGTGACCGCTGGCTGCTCACAGCTGCCCACTGCCGCAAGCC CAGGTACCTGTGGGTCCGCCTTGGGGAGCATCACCTCTGGCGGTGGGAGGGTCCAGAGCAGCTGTTCCGGGTCACAGACTTCTTCCCCCACTCCGGGTTCAATGAGGACCTCAGTGCCAATGACCACAACGATGACATCATGCTGATCCGTCTGCCCAGGCGGGCACATCTGGGTCCTGCTGTGCAGCCCCTCAACCTCAGCCAGTCCTACGTTTCCCCGGGCACTCAGTGCCTCATCTCAGGCTGGGGAGCAGTGTCTAGCCCCAAGG TGCGGTATCCACTCACACTACAGTGTGCGAACATCAGCATCCTGGACACCAAACTTTGTCACTGGGCGTATCCAGGCCACATATCAGACAGCATGATATGTGCAGGCCTGTGGGAGGGGGGCCGAGGCTCCTGCCAG GGTGACTCTGGGGGACCCCTGGTTTGCAATGGGACCCTTGCAGGTGTGGTGTCTGGAGGCGCTGAGCCCTGCTCCAGACCCCGGCGCCCCTCTGTCTATACTAGCGTACGCCACTACGTGGACTGGATTCGAAAAACCATAGAGGAAAAACTGAGCCCTCACGCTAAGGAGGACTGTGAGAGGAGGGTGGACGCGGACCAGGAGTTACTACAGGGCTCCAGCCTCAATGGTCTCCGCCTTGACCTCCAGCCATGCTGGAGACTAAGCCCCGGACGCTCAGGCTGCGCGCCCTCAGGCTCCGCCTCCGCGCTAAACCGCGATGTAGCCACACCTCCTCGGAGCTGCGCAGGGACACGCCTCCGCCCCTCTCGGCCCTATCTATGA
- the LOC124967221 gene encoding kallikrein-9 isoform X2 produces the protein MKLGFTWALLSLLAGQGWADTRTIGAEECRRNSQPWQAGLFYRTRLFCGATLISDRWLLTAAHCRKPYLWVRLGEHHLWRWEGPEQLFRVTDFFPHSGFNEDLSANDHNDDIMLIRLPRRAHLGPAVQPLNLSQSYVSPGTQCLISGWGAVSSPKVRYPLTLQCANISILDTKLCHWAYPGHISDSMICAGLWEGGRGSCQGDSGGPLVCNGTLAGVVSGGAEPCSRPRRPSVYTSVRHYVDWIRKTIEEKLSPHAKEDCERRVDADQELLQGSSLNGLRLDLQPCWRLSPGRSGCAPSGSASALNRDVATPPRSCAGTRLRPSRPYL, from the exons ATGAAGCTGGGATTCACCTGGGCTCTGCTGTCCCTGCTGGCAG GGCAAGGCTGGGCAGACACCCGCACCATTGGGGCGGAGGAATGTCGCCGAAACTCACAGCCCTGGCAGGCTGGTCTTTTCTACCGCACCAGACTCTTCTGCGGAGCGACTCTCATCAGTGACCGCTGGCTGCTCACAGCTGCCCACTGCCGCAAGCC GTACCTGTGGGTCCGCCTTGGGGAGCATCACCTCTGGCGGTGGGAGGGTCCAGAGCAGCTGTTCCGGGTCACAGACTTCTTCCCCCACTCCGGGTTCAATGAGGACCTCAGTGCCAATGACCACAACGATGACATCATGCTGATCCGTCTGCCCAGGCGGGCACATCTGGGTCCTGCTGTGCAGCCCCTCAACCTCAGCCAGTCCTACGTTTCCCCGGGCACTCAGTGCCTCATCTCAGGCTGGGGAGCAGTGTCTAGCCCCAAGG TGCGGTATCCACTCACACTACAGTGTGCGAACATCAGCATCCTGGACACCAAACTTTGTCACTGGGCGTATCCAGGCCACATATCAGACAGCATGATATGTGCAGGCCTGTGGGAGGGGGGCCGAGGCTCCTGCCAG GGTGACTCTGGGGGACCCCTGGTTTGCAATGGGACCCTTGCAGGTGTGGTGTCTGGAGGCGCTGAGCCCTGCTCCAGACCCCGGCGCCCCTCTGTCTATACTAGCGTACGCCACTACGTGGACTGGATTCGAAAAACCATAGAGGAAAAACTGAGCCCTCACGCTAAGGAGGACTGTGAGAGGAGGGTGGACGCGGACCAGGAGTTACTACAGGGCTCCAGCCTCAATGGTCTCCGCCTTGACCTCCAGCCATGCTGGAGACTAAGCCCCGGACGCTCAGGCTGCGCGCCCTCAGGCTCCGCCTCCGCGCTAAACCGCGATGTAGCCACACCTCCTCGGAGCTGCGCAGGGACACGCCTCCGCCCCTCTCGGCCCTATCTATGA
- the LOC124967169 gene encoding kallikrein-10-like, which translates to MKPSHHHLSAASGAWALMKLLLPLLMAQLRAADALPVNDTDLDLATFGAPCARSSQPWQVSLFNGLSFHCAGVLVDESWVLTAAHCWNNKPLWARVGDDHLLLLQGEQLRLASHPVVHPKYRQGSGPILPRRTDEHDLMLLKLRRPVVQGTRVQTLELPHRCAQPGDQCQIAGWATTSSRRVKYNKGLSCSRVTILSRNACEVFYPGVVTNNMICAGLDQGQDPCQSDSGGPLVCDQTLQGILSWGVYPCGSAQHPAVYTQICKYVPWIKKTIRSN; encoded by the exons ATGAAACCCTCGCACCACCACCTTTCCGCTGCCTCTGGCGCCTGGGCCCTGATGAAGCTGCTGCTGCCGCTATTGATGGCGCAACTCCGGG CCGCGGATGCGCTCCCCGTAAATGACACGGACTTGGATCTTGCGACCTTCGGCGCCCCGTGCGCGCGCAGCTCGCAGCCCTGGCAGGTCTCCCTCTTCAATGGCCTCTCATTTCACTGCGCAGGCGTCCTGGTGGACGAGAGCTGGGTGCTCACTGCCGCGCACTGCTGGAATAACAA GCCACTGTGGGCTCGAGTTGGGGACGACCACCTGCTGCTTCTCCAGGGGGAGCAGCTCCGCCTGGCTAGCCACCCTGTTGTCCACCCCAAGTACCGCCAGGGCTCAGGCCCCATCCTGCCTAGGAGGACAGATGAGCACGACCTCATGCTGCTGAAGCTGCGCAGACCCGTTGTGCAGGGGACCCGCGTCCAGACCCTGGAGCTGCCCCACCGCTGTGCCCAGCCAGGAGACCAGTGCCAGATCGCTGGCTGGGCCACCACATCTTCCAGGAGAG TGAAGTACAACAAGGGCCTGAGCTGTTCCAGGGTCACCATCCTGAGCCGTAATGCATGTGAAGTCTTCTACCCTGGGGTGGTCACCAACAACATGATTTGTGCTGGACTGGACCAGGGCCAGGATCCTTGCCAG AGTGACTCAGGCGGCCCCTTGGTGTGTGACCAGACCCTGCAGGGCATCCTCTCCTGGGGCGTTTACCCCTGCGGCTCTGCCCAGCACCCGGCTGTTTACACCCAGATCTGCAAATATGTCCCCTGGATCAAGAAAACCATTCGCTCCAACTGA
- the LOC124966173 gene encoding transmembrane protease serine 9-like encodes MRPSTFLLLCTLGLSQADTEKIVNGMECPPHSRPWQVGLFEGSSLRCGGVLIDRRWVLTAAHCSGSRYWVRLGEHSLSRLDWTEQIRRSGFSVTHPSYQGALRSHEHDLRLLRLGTPVRLTRAVQPLPLPSACAAPGTECHISGWGTTNQPWSPFPDRLQCLNLSIVSNAACRAVFPGRITDNMVCAGGVAGRDACQGDSGGPLVCGGVLQGLVSWGSVEPCGQRGIPGVYTNICKYVDWILEIMRNNWERGAWRGTGRHACQGGPHAPPPGSEAGLRPVVPALPGPPLPARLPGAWHFDPACRSCHREPEPGPCPALRQAMTILQFITLALVTGHVGGETRIIKGYECPPHSQPWQAALFQKTRLLCGATLIAPRWLLTAAHCRKPRYVVLLGEHNLQHEDGCEQRRTATESFPHPGFNNSLPNKDHRNDIMLVKMSSPALITRAVRPLTLSSHCVTAGTRCLISGWGTTSSPQLRLPHTLRCANISIIGHQECESAYPGNITDTMLCASVGKEGKDSCQGDSGGPLVCNDSLQGIISWGQDPCAVTRKPGVYTKVCKYVDWIQETMNNN; translated from the exons ATGAGGCCCAGCACCTTCCTGCTCCTGTGCACACTTG GTCTAAGCCAGGCCGACACAGAGAAGATCGTCAATGGCATGGAGTGCCCGCCCCACTCGCGGCCCTGGCAGGTGGGGCTGTTTGAGGGCTCCAGCCTGCGCTGCGGGGGGGTCCTCATTGACCGCAGATGGGTCCTCACGGCGGCTCACTGCAGCGGCAG CAGGTACTGGGTGCGCCTGGGGGAGCACAGCCTCAGCAGGCTGGACTGGACGGAGCAGATCCGGCGCAGCGGCTTCTCGGTGACCCACCCCAGCTACCAGGGAGCCCTGCGGAGCCACGAGCACGACCTCCGGCTGCTGCGGCTGGGGACACCCGTGCGCCTGACCCGCGCCGtgcagcccctgcccctgcccagtgCTTGTGCCGCCCCGGGCACAGAGTGCCACATCTCGGGCTGGGGCACCACAAACCAGCCATGGA GCCCATTCCCTGACCGGCTCCAGTGCCTCAACCTTTCCATCGTCTCCAATGCCGCCTGCCGGGCCGTGTTTCCCGGGAGGATCACGGACAACATGGTGTGCGCAGGCGGGGTCGCTGGGAGGGACGCCTGCCAG GGTGACTCTGGGGGACCCTTGGTATGCGGGGGAGTCCTTCAGGGGCTGGTGTCCTGGGGGTCCGTGGAGCCTTGCGGGCAAAGAGGAATCCCAGGAGTCTACACCAATATTTGCAAGTATGTGGACTGGATCCTGGAGATCATGAGGAACAACTG GGAAAGAGGGGCCTGGAGAGGGACCGGGCGGCACGCGTGCCAGGGAGGCCCCCACGCCCCGCCCCCAGGCAGTGAGGCAGGCTTGAGGCCAGTCGTCCCAGCCCTCCCGGGGCCACccctgcctgcccgcctgcctgGTGCCTGGCACTTCGACCCAGCCTGCCGCAGCTGCCACCGAGAGCCC GAACCCGGGCCTTGCCCTGCCCTGCGCCAGGCCATGACGATTCTGCAATTCATCACGCTTGCCCTGGTGACAG GGCACGTCGGGGGAGAGACCAGGATCATCAAGGGGTACGAATGTCCTCCTCATTCCCAGCCCTGGCAGGCGGCCTTATTCCAGAAGACACGGCTGCTCTGCGGGGCGACCCTCATCGCCCCCAGATGGCTCCTGACAGCAGCCCACTGCCGCAAGCC CCGCTACGTGGTCCTCCTGGGGGAGCACAACCTGCAGCATGAGGACGGCTGCGAGCAGAGGCGGACGGCCACCGAGTCCTTCCCGCACCCAGGCTTCAACAACAGCCTCCCCAACAAAGACCACCGCAACGACATCATGCTGGTGAAGAtgtcctccccagccctcatcaCCCGCGCCGTGCGGCCCCTCACCCTGTCATCACACTGCGTCACCGCTGGCACCCGCTGCCTCATTTCCGGCTGGGGCACCACGTCCAGCCCCCAGT TGCGCCTGCCGCACACCTTGCGATGTGCCAACATCTCTATCATTGGGCACCAGGAGTGTGAGAGCGCCTACCCGGGCAATATCACCGACACCATGCTGTGCGCCAGCGTTGGGAAGGAGGGCAAGGACTCCTGCCAG GGTGACTCTGGGGGCCCTCTGGTCTGTAACGACTCTCTTCAAGGCATTATCTCCTGGGGCCAAGATCCATGTGCTGTCACCAGAAAGCCCGGTGTCTACACAAAAGTCTGCAAATATGTGGACTGGATCCAGGAGACAATGAACAACAATTAA